From the genome of Pygocentrus nattereri isolate fPygNat1 chromosome 25, fPygNat1.pri, whole genome shotgun sequence, one region includes:
- the LOC108415652 gene encoding B-cell receptor CD22-like, with protein sequence MKITRLRERDAQTYRFRFYTDGGEYTGEPGVTLSVTDLKMTVSDTDSGGKDLMCSSSCTLPNNPTYIWYKNGQPVSDQTSNELHLHIRAVDAGSYSCAVRGYEELCSPAVCVPDQNSCWNVSYSTQTICALTGSSVDIHSYYTFSGQQSDPQPAWYIRFAPQDKELTAADGRVEFFSDRANMNILRLKHLTESDSSEYLLRLKAPYWNRTHSSAGVSLSVTGLQVKVEPVPVTVSEEPTVTLECSSTCTLSNNPTYIWYKNGQHVIHCKSVSCSVDVVSGEVSYTCAVEGHESLLSPPVYSPKNTRAVMVSSGEVVEGESVTLSCSSDSNPPVLIYSWFKQRAASDAPLTTGQNYTITNISSQHSGLYYCTAQNQLGQHSSTPTRLDVLCPEEISVLRLMTVGVSVFLALILITAALWMWRKKGPSRAEESEQCDSTAVYGNVSALIMTSDPRSREVSADQDDIHYSSVHFRPSSSREEPPFLTANFL encoded by the exons ATGAAAATCACtcgcctgagagagagagacgctcaAACATACAGATTCAGATTCTACACTGATGGAGGGGAATATACTGGAGAACCTGGAGTCACTCTGTCTGTCACAG ATCTAAAAATGACAGTTTCAGACACTGACAGTGGAGGAAAGGATTTGATGTGTAGCAGCTCCTGCACTCTGCCTAACAACCCCACTTACATTTGGTACAAGAATGGACAGCCTGTATCTGACCAGACCAGTAATGAACTGCATCTGCATATCAGAGCTGTGGATGCAGGCAGCTACTCCTGCGCTGTAAGAGGATATGAAGAGCTGTGctctcctgctgtct GTGTTCCTGATCAGAACAGCTGCTGGAATGTGTCTTACTCCACCCAGACTATCTGTGCTCTCACTGGCTCATCAGTGGACATCCACAGTTACTACACTTTCTCTGGTCAGCAGTCTGACCCCCAGCCCGCCTGGTACATCAGATTTGCCCCACAGGACAAAGAGCTGACAGCTGCAGATGGCCGAGTGGAGTTTTTCAGTGACAGAGCAAATATGAACATACTTCGACTGAAACATCTCACAGAGAGCGACTCATCAGAATATCTCCTCCGACTTAAAGCCCCCTATTGGAATCGCACACATAGCTCTGctggagtctctctctctgtcacag GCCTGCAGGTGAAAGTGGAACCTGTTCCTGTAACAGTGTCAGAGGAACCGACAGTAACACTGGAGTGTAGCAGCACCTGCACTCTGTCTAACAACCCCACTTACATCTGGTACAAGAATGGACAGCATGTTATCCACTGCAAATCTGTATCCTGCTCTGTAGATGTGGTCAGTGGTGAGGTCAGCTATACTTGTGCTGTTGAAGGACATGAGagcctcctctctcctccagtcT ATTCTCCTAAAAACACCAGAGCAGTGATGGTTTCCTCTGGAGAGGTAGTGGAGGGAGAGTCAGTGACTCTGAGCTGCAGCAGTGATTCAAACCCTCCTGTTCTCATCTACTCCTGGTTTaagcagagagcagcttcagACGCACCACTGACAACAGGCCAGAATTACACCATCACCAACATCAGCTCCCAGCACAGTGGACTCTACTACTGCACCGCTCAGAACCAGCTAGGACAGCACAGCTCAACACCCACCCGTCTGGACGTGCTAT GTCCAGAGGAGATCTCAGTGTTAAGGCTGATGACAGTGGGAGTGTCCGTCTTTCTGGCTCTAATACTCATCACCGCAGCTCTGTGGATGTG GAGGAAAAAAGGCCCCAGCAGAGCTGAGGAGAGTGAACAG tgtgactCTACTGCTGTGTATGGCAATGTCTCAGCCCTGATAATGACCTCTGATCCCAGAAGCAGAGAAGTCTCAGCGGATCAGGATGACATTCACTACTCCAGTGTTCATTTCAGACCCTCTTCCTCACGGGAAGAGCCTCCATTCCTCACTGCTAACTTCCTCTAG